DNA sequence from the Nicotiana tomentosiformis chromosome 3, ASM39032v3, whole genome shotgun sequence genome:
caaaataacatcaaaagctagcatactgagcaataataaattggctctggtctcaaaaccactaagaacaactaaGCACGACCGAcgcacacggtcaacaacaagggaaactcccacaggtgtggacacatagacTGGAGAACTCACGGAATCCCGgaatacacccaaatatggagcaaagtaagatgacacataggaataagtggatcctagatcaaataagactgatgtatctctatgacaaaccggaacaatacttgttataactgagtcggatgcaactgcctccgtccaagcaggaagagcataatatctggcctggcctccccctctagggtgacctctacccgcccgacctccacctctagctggctgtgcaggtggagtggcaactggtgcggtaaccatGGAATAAGAagcttgaggacccggtggaatacGTGGAACATgagtagtctatggaggtgcacccctcctgagtctgggacaatccctcaccatatgacgagtgtcaccacactcaaaataagctctcagaGGATGTGGCTGTTGTGgttggctcgggcctgatcggctggactgaccactgaaaaCATCACGTGCATGAGGTGTACTAGaaaatggcggtgcataatagggagtcTGACGCCTAGGAGTGGCGGGAATACCACtgaaagctggaagtgctgaatgaatagggcggctcacatagcccctaccatgactagttgcaactggggcacgggcaccactatatgtgccagaatcccgaggcctcttggcctccctctcctctctctcccggtcCCACATACCCCTTAATCTCCTAGCGATCTCCACTACAtgttggtatgcgatgtccatctccaactctctaacagtagtaaccaaggctggtgcatgcctagacaaATCACTGAACCAGACCACATACTCCgatacggtcatagaaccctggcgtaattgctcaaactctgcgcgccatgcatatCTGAGAcactggggaacaaactcccccaagaacatatctgagaactaagcccaagtgagtgaagttgcctcgtccggactacctAACTCATATGCTCACCACCGTTGATAagtcgctcccttaagctggaacgtagtgcaCGCAACTCCACTAGACTCTACAATAcctatagtacggaggatacggtggaacttctcaagaaaaccctaggcatcctctgaagccaagccactgaaagtaggtgggtgatacttcttgtacctctcgagcctgagctactCCCCCTCAGAAGATGCTACCCtagcctcgggctgaactgggcgATCGGgtgcactggtatgacctctgggacctggtcaacctaaacccgctgctctgggaTACGGGcggcaggagcaagtgggattaaccctgcctgagctaaagtaccgaacatgctcagaaactgggtgAGAGTCTCCCGAAGTGCTAGGgaagtaacaggcatctcaggtgtctgctctccagttggagctactggtggctcttctCTAGCAGCTCGTGTAGGTGctttggctgcaccacatggacgtcctcggcctctaccccggccccagcctctcatggctctagtagggggcgcgggtgtctggtcatctgatccggATGAGCATGTCCTCaacatatgtgagagaatagaaaaacaGAATTTTAGAATCCCGAAGTCAATAgtttcgcatgataaggaattaaagaagtgaagcttttcctaacaattccatagcctcccgaagataagtacagacgtctccgtaccgatctgcgagactctactatacctgcttgtgactcataacacctatgaacctagagctctgataccaatttatcaCGGCCCCAAATTCTCTCAGTAGgaagtcgtgatggtacctagtctctaaaactaggtaatcCTATCAACATGCGGAAAAAATTGAAATAATAACTTAAAAATCTCAAAACTTCAACAACCGTataaataaaatatgtaactcagaatgtacaactcccaaaacctggtgaagtataagtcacaagctctagtaaCAATTCTGAACAATcttatacatcactgtctaagaTAGTGTaatgaaataaggaaaaacaggATAGAAAgagactctgaggcctgcggatgcgggcaggtgtaccttgaagtctccaaagtaaCCTCAGCTCGCTAATGCCGggactgataggaagtacctggatctgtacaaaaagatgtgcagaagcgtagtgtgagtacaccacagtcgtaccgagtaagtgccaagcctaacctcgatagagtagtgattaagtcaggtcaaggccctactgaagATAATATGAAACAAGACGAAAGATATAACGATATAATGAtgatgacaatggaaatgaaataaTAAGAAATTTACGGAAAgttaacaacacggaatcaagacAATTAATACAACACAGAATTAAACAAggatttacatgttaaggaaacaaacaaccaaggcaaatacagcaaatagaggaagatcaacaagggccactaccgaggtaccgcctcgtagtcccaaatcataaaagtaactcacaatattttcttatatcactgtgggagcctttatatttagttttgaaaataattttttctgaaatagcaccccgtgttttagcccaccttatcacaccgtatggcttctagtagttcccttactagctagcatatcaagcccaccttatctcaaacaagatattccaagaatagcaaTTTCAAGGAAAGAATTCACAGTTAAATAATGAGTACAGAATAAAaggaagcaagtaattcaactaaacatgtaggacaagttgcaaataagagataagacaagtagacatttgaaattagactaaatatggtaactataacatgttaaaacaactcaattaagcatgaaaggaaactacatagctaaaaaccaaaattttaatatttagcccgtgtacacactcgtcaacttgcgtacatggccttcacatatcacaattatcacaacaataccaaatcttaagagaaatttctcccacacaaggttagacaagtcacttacctcaaacaatgctaaatcaatcaactagaaggcctttccctcaattttccaactccgaacgactctaatctagccaaaacaatttcatactctaaatataactatagaaaattaatttaaacaatgaaattacgatctttgcaaagaattgaaaaatcgacccaaaacgTCACTCCGAGctcgcgtctcggaacccgatcaaaattataaaaacccaacacccattcgatatcgagtccaaccatacaagaattattcaaatccgacctcatttcgcctttcaaaactcaaaactttagCCTAAGGAGTTTCTACCAATATTTTCTAATTTCCAACTCCAAAGCAccaattaaataatgaaattaacaATAGGTTCATGTcaattaatcaaaaatgagtgatAACTGCTTAATCTAAtgttctctctgaaaatccctcgaaatttcgcctcaaaccgagctctctatgtcccaaaatgaattatgattcaaaccctcaaattttcctttttctgcccagcgacttccgcttctgcggcccttggGTCGCTTCTTCTACGCCGCACCagcggaaaaaccatcgcatgTGCGAAAAACACTTAAGTCCtcaatttccgcttctgcggaccatggCTCGCACCAGCGAGCCCGCTCCTGTGGAGTATTCTCCTCTTTTGCGAAGGACGACCAAGCAGTccctcttccgcatctgcgaccacatcTCCGCACTCGTggatgcgcagatgcggtccaCTCATCGCACCCGCGATCCCAGCTGGGCTaagctattttcgcacctgcgattaccagctcgcttttgcgagcccgcacctacggtcaatccctccgcaggtgcgatgacaccaaaaAAGCCCAGCTTTAGTAGAACACTAAGTCTAAAAAATGATCTGATTCAtacccggggcccccggggccctgtccgaatataccaacaagtcccaaaacacatgACAACCCTACTCGAGCTCAAAAGTTACGTCAAACAACACaaattctacgaatcgcaacccaaattcatgCCTAACcaattatgaacttccaaatttctAACCcgatgccgattcataccaaatcaactccgattgaatttaaattttgcacacaagtcataaatgaaattacggacctatttcaacttccggaatAGGAATCCGCCCCTGATATAATAAATtttactcccggtcaaacattccaaaatcttccaactttcgctaatttactccaaaatgacctacggacctccaaattaacaatcggacacgctcctaagaccaaaatcaccctatgagatattggaaccgtcaaaactccattccagagtcatcttcacacaagtcaaactatggtcaactcttACGACTTAaccttccaacttagggactatgtgtcccacttcactctgaaactcacttgaaaccaaaaccaaccaccccggcaagttacataactacAATATAGCATAGAGGAAGAAAAAtctaggggatcggggctaaaatactcaaaagtaCCACCCGGTCGATACATATGTTCACAAAAGCGAATTACCGCTCGCAAAAGCGAAAAACTACCCACCCTCatgatatcgcatttgcgacacaatgGTCGTATTTGCGATTGTACCTTACTCGCAAAAGCGAGacattcttcgcaattgcgaagaccaTCCAACCCAGCTtcaagtcgcatttgcgaccttcccATCACAAAAGCGAATACCCCCAACTCGCATTTGCGACAGccgcttcgcatttgcgaagatcacAGCCCCTCCctagatatcgcatttgcgagtccGATTTCGCAAAAGCGGGACTCGCAATTGTGAATAGGTGATCACAATTGCGGGACTTGCATACCTGAAACACTAGACTCATCCGAGTCTCTCGGGCTCCAATCCGAACAtgtacacaagtgtaataatatcttacaaactcgctcgctcactcaaatcatcaaaataacatcaaacatcaagaatcgatcatcaaactCAAGGATTTCAACTTACAACTTAAAACACTAATTCGAGGTCGATTACCAAAAACATTGATCGTAGTCAACTCTACCCTCATTTTAAGTGAAAAATCacgttttcttcaaaatttctcataaaagctttctgaaaaGCAACAcgaaccacgcacgcaagtcatataATACCAAATAGAGTTATGAGAGATCTTGAAACATAAAAATAAGGCTATTattcaaaacgacctatcgggtcgttacaagtggGTAGAAGTTTTCAGATTTTACATGTATGAAAAATAAGGCCAAGCCTTTAAATTTATAGACGAAGAAGGGTGAGATGGAGATGTGCAATCCAAAAGGTGCTTCTTTCATTTCTCATTCACACCCTTTAAAGAAAAACCCAAGAGATTCTCTCGGAGAGAGGCTACTCTTTCTCCACTACGGCTGAGCGGGAAATTGTTAGAGATATGAAGGAGAAGCTGGCTTACATTGCTCTTGACTACGAACAAGAACATGAAACAGCAAAGACTAGCTCATCTGTGGAGAAGAACTATGAGCTGCCTGATGGACAGGTTATCACCATTGCCCGTGCTGAGAGATTCCGCTGTCCAGAAGTGCTATACCAACCCTCGATGATTGGAATGGAAGCTGCTGGCATTCACGAAACCACATACAATTCCATAATGAAATGTGACGTCGATATCAGAAAGGATATACGGAAATATTGTCCTCATATGGTTCCACAAAGTTGGCAGGAATTGCTGATCGATAGGATGAGCAAGGAAATTACAGCATTAGCCCCAACTAGTATGAAGATCAAGGTTGTTGCCTCACCTGAGAGGAAGTATAGTGTATGGATCGGAGGATCTATTTTGGCTTCCCTCAGCACATTCCAGCAGGTATGCAAATTTGCAGAAATGTTTTAACACTTCTTGCGCGCTTTATCTCTAAAAAGATGCAAATTGAGCTATTGCACTGTCTCATTGTATGGTTGTTAGTGTTAAGCTCACAGAAATTAAGATAATAGATTCCTTTGGCTGTAATAGCAAACTCCTTAATTGGCTTATTTGCTATGGTTGAGAAATGCTGATTACCTGAGAACTAATGCTGACTAGTAATTTCTATGCAAAATGTTGATCGATTTAAGCTGAAAGGTGATTATACATTTGTTGAGATGGTGCAAGACATTTCTTATATCTATTTATTTTTCCTGAGTGCAGATGTGGATAGCAAAGGCAGAGTACGATGAATCTGGGCCTTCAATTGTTCACAGAAAATGCTTCTAAATATAGCTGCTCAGAAAGAAAACAGTTCATTATAAATTCATTTTTTTCATAAATGTTTTCGTGTAGAAGAGCGTATGTCAAATGTTATTGTGATTTGAATTCGATAAGAGTTTCTAACGaatgattattatattattactcAACAACAAACCACTGAGAGTGGAGTGTACGCAAATCTTATGTTATATTAGTTTGTGTTTGATGGAACTATTTGAAAAGAGGTTATTTTGTCCCtcatttaaaaaataaagaaagcaagAAATGTTTAAAAGCACTTCTTTGTCTTATATAGCTTGAAAATTGTAAATGATGTTTTGGAGGAAAATTCAAATTTGACTATATTATTAATAGTCCAGATTTGGCACTTGAGCACTTGGGGCGATTAATTGGGCTTTGGGCCAATTAAGTAGTCCATAATTAATATTTTAGTCACAtataatttcattaattaattaaaaatatttttaaattaatttcaggAAAAACGCTTTTTGAcaatcttttttttaaaattcaaaaaaggtGACCATTGATTTTAAAAGGTACCTATTTATGAAGAGACGGTGTATTAATTTCAATAGACTCCTAGAGGTATTATAAATACCCATATCATTTCCAAAACGAAATACATCTTCACATTTTCATCTCTTTCTTTTCTACTTATTTTCTAAAACTCACAAATATTATGTTCTTGTGGGAAAGTCGAGTTAATTGCTGAAACTCGAATTTCAATGACTTTGTAAATCCCGGAGGAATTCTGCTATTATCCCCGCAGCAACAAAGTGGGAAGCTTAAATTTCTTAAGGACAGTGATTACGCTATCGAAGCCAGCTTATTTCATCCCATTATTTTTCtaataccttacccctaccttatgaaggTAGAGGGGTTATTTTTAATAGACCCCCGGTTCGAGAAAGAAACCAACAAAAAGTAGAAACAACAAGTAGTGACCATAGTAAGCAAATGTGATATATAAATTGAAGGGACAGAGACAACATATAGTAAAAGAAATCTGCAGATACGAAGAAACAAAAATACGAGACTAATACTAATGTTACCGGCGTGAAAACGCTTAACCACCACCTTAATGCTCAATAAGGGTGTTCacaaaaacccgaaaaatcgaaccaaaccgatcaAAAAAACTGTTACttttttggtttgatttggtttgggttttgaatttaaaaatcgatcaaatttggtttggttttgcttttaataaaaatatagccGGAAAAACTCGAACAAAActgactataaaagtagctatttaaaatttattattataattatatttttattaaaaactaTCTTAAGATTTATGGTACATGGTAATCGTTTTTACTTTTTGTCTAATTCTTTGCCATTATAATAATCTATTTTTTTGCCTTCCCTAGACCATATGTGAATGCGGAATATTTTGTGCACCGGTCTGCCCCCCTCACCCCCTTTTATTTTGCCTTTAAATTATAGTTCGATTGGTAGTTTcctttgctaagtacaagaatctATTTCATGTTTAAAATAATCTATTTTTAATTGAGTTCTTAAATtattcattgctatttggttcaACTATCATCAATATAATCTTgttaaatgatagatttctcaaagagcaattggtttgatagggtTACATTGAAAATGTGGTCGTCAGAATATGTGTTttgtagtgtatgtctcatattaaTGGAAACgccgataaataaccgaaaaatcgACAAAAACCTAATCGATAAAAAATTGACTTaattaatttggtttggtttcaatATATGAAAAACCGACTTACTTGATGTGGTTTTTTTTATAGGAAATAAtcgatccaaaccgaaccatgaaacCCCCCTATTTCTCAACCTCGATACCCTCCTCAAGGGTAATGGTTGACAATTTCTTTATCCAAATATGTAATTTCCTTCATTTCCCTTAAATCTTTTTGCCCCTTATAGCTTTTTCAGTCTTCAAAGCAGATCACGCGAAATTTACCATGTCTAAAAACAAGATGGTGCAACACACAAAACTATGTATACCAAGTCACCTTAAATAGATTACTAGCCATAACTTACTACAAACAACACAGAATGCAAATCTCCAACGTTATTAGAGTAACATTTCACCCTAGGGACAGGGGAGTTAGTTATTTGACAGGCTTACACAGACTCTGGTTATTACTAGACATAGGGAAAATATACTTAGGCATAGTCACAAAACCCAAATGAACACTTCTGACCAGGAGAGCAAACATTAGAACACTTGCCACAATTGCCATTGTCTTTCTGGATGTCCACACAGATCCCACCACAGCATCTCGTTCCAAGGTTACAGACAAGGCCACAGGAGCCACAGTTGAACCTGTTGGTGGACACATCAACACAACTGTAGTTGAAACAACATGTATTGCGTTCCGATAATCTCTTGCAAGTTTTGCAGATCAAGTTGTAGTCGGTAGAATTTGTCGAGTATTCTCCTAGCTTTCTGGGAGGAGGAAATGCACCTTTTCGCGCAGAAAGAGCAACATCGGCGTAAGAGTTTGTAGTTGCATTTCTACGGTTTGTCTCGGGTATAGACATTGTGGTAATTGGTGTGCTAGAAAGAGTGAGGATGATGAGAATGAGAAGGTTGATAAAAGCCATAATTTGATACTGGTGGTTTCTGCTGAGCTTCAACAAGGTTTTATAGCTATACAAGATGGTATCAGAACATAATGTCAAATGCTAAAATCTGAAACAACATGACTTGTTTTTTCGATCATAACTAGAACCCCAAGAATTTGGGGGGTAATCTGCAATAAGTCAAAGTTGTATTCCCCAACTGTCTATTACAGTTGCCTGTAAGTTGGTGAGGAACATAAATGGAGCTTTGATAAATGTCAAAACCTATGCAGCTTAGAGTTTGAACTTGTTAGTTCAGATCTTGGATTTACAATTCCAGCCCAAAATTATTTGTTCTTGGAAGCTTGAACCTAAACCAAAATAAGGTGATTTAATACTTATTAGGAGATATAATGAGTCTTTTTTTCTACTATGCCCTGAAGTTTTTGCTAACAAGAATGTACAAAAAAGGATATTTAAACAGAGATTAATAGTAAAAAGTTACAGCCCTAGGGTCATTATGCATAATTCTGATTGTCTTTTGATTGTTTAGGAGATCTTACTGCATGTTACAAACAAAATCATTAATTTgagttaaaaataattttaatcacACAATTTCATAGACAAAATTATACTTTCCTCAAATCTACAGTGCC
Encoded proteins:
- the LOC138907452 gene encoding actin-like; the protein is MKEKLAYIALDYEQEHETAKTSSSVEKNYELPDGQVITIARAERFRCPEVLYQPSMIGMEAAGIHETTYNSIMKCDVDIRKDIRKYCPHMVPQSWQELLIDRMSKEITALAPTSMKIKVVASPERKYSVWIGGSILASLSTFQQMWIAKAEYDESGPSIVHRKCF
- the LOC104092025 gene encoding protein STIG1 — its product is MAFINLLILIILTLSSTPITTMSIPETNRRNATTNSYADVALSARKGAFPPPRKLGEYSTNSTDYNLICKTCKRLSERNTCCFNYSCVDVSTNRFNCGSCGLVCNLGTRCCGGICVDIQKDNGNCGKCSNVCSPGQKCSFGFCDYA